The Calditrichota bacterium genome segment CAACGAGCGCGGCAGTCGTCCCGACGACCGACCGGGCCCAAAGGTAGAGGATGACGACTGTTCCGGATCCGATCAAGGCTTGAATGACCATCGCCCGCCCCGGATCGCTCCCGAAGAGGGCATAGATGAGCCCTAATAAATAGGGATAGAGCGGGCTCATGAAGAAGACGCCTTCGCCGACGAGATCACCGGCGGCGATCTGCATCGCATAGGCATGGTAGAAGGCCGCGTCGATTATTGGTTGTCGGACAAAGTCCGCCGACCTGACGATTGCGAGGTGGGTCAAGCGCAGGACGAGCGCTGCGAAGGTGATGATGCCGAGGTAGAGGGTCTCGGTGCGCGACAGTCTCATAGTCAAACCTTCCCGTGCATAGGTAAACGAAGCCGTCAAGATAATTTCGTTCTTCGCTGTCTATTGTGGAAACCGCAGTCTATGCGCTCCCAGACCAAACAGCTCGAAGCCTCTCACTCGCAATTCCCCTTACCCCTTTTTCCCCAACCCCAGTCGCGCCTCGAGACCTTCGAGGACCCTGAGCCTGTTTATCGCCTTCGCCGGCTCCTTAAGCGTCGGCGCAAGCACAAAGGGCCGTTCCGCGCCGTCACCCTGGCGCCATGCCGACAACTCACTCTCCATAGCCGCACTCCCGACAGGAAGCGACGGTCCCGCAATAACTGCACCGCTTCCATCAGTTCCGACACCCGCTGCAGCGCCGACTTTTGATCCCAGCCCGAAAATGATCGCTCGCGGCACCGGGCGGGACTCGGGTGAGGCCGGCTTAGGCTGAGGCGTATCGCCTCCATTCGTCGCAAGAGGCTCGGTTGAGTTCGACGTAACCTCCGCCGAAACCGGCATCGGGTGCGAGGTTTCAGGCGAGGAAGCGGTCCGGGCCGGAGCCGCGAGCGGTTCACCGGGTCGCAGCAGGATCGGTTTTATGGTCTTAGGCTTGACCACTGGGTCGCGCCCGGCGATCACTTCCTTGGCAAGCGCTTTGGAACGGATTGCCGACTTGGCTCCCTCGCCGCCGCGCAACTGGCGGATCATTTCATACTGTTCGACCATCTGTTCAAAGCCCGCCATCTGCTTTTCGCGCTTACGTTCAGTTCTTGACTTCTTCACCGGTTCGGATCCATAGAGCCGGTGGTTGACGAAGATGCCGACGTAGGTCGCGGCCAGAACCGGGACAAAGTTTTTGGCGATCTCGACCGGATCCGCGAGGCTTCCGGTCGGGAGTGGTGTAGATCTATCGACCAGATGACCGAACAGTTGCATCGTCGTTTCACCCAGCCCGATCAGGACCGGCCAGCGCCATTTGCCCTTCGGCGCAAGGAAGCCGCAAAGAAACCCAATGCCGATGGTAATCGAGATGGGTACCGACTGCCGGGCATCGACAAAGTTGCGATAGAACCATAAGAAGAGGAGGATGAAGCCGGGCAGCGCAAGTCGGGCTATGTATTTGAAACGTCGCAATTAAAGTGTCATCAATTCGCAGCAGGAAACAAGGCACTTGGAGAGTTTACTCTGACTCACCCATCAGGCACTAACAAAACCACTCCACTCCCCTGGGCAATCCGCTTAAGTCGCTAAACAGGCTCACCTGCCTGCCGCCGGATAGTAGGATGCTTAAGACCTCATTGGGGGCTTCGTCGCCTACCTCAATCAGCGCCACTCCACCGGGTGCCATCATCCTCGGAATTGTCACTGCCCAGCGGCGATAGAAGGTGAGGCCGCTGCCGCCGTCAGTAAGGGCTTCGCGCGGCTCGCCGTCGCGGACGTCGGAGTGCAGACTCTCCATCCCGGACAATGAAATATACGGCGGATTGGCAAGAATGTAATCGAAAGCGCCAACCCATTCACCGGGGGGTTCGATGAGCGCGTCCCAGGGAACGATATCGACTCGCGCTGTCATCAATAGCCGGGCGGCATTGCGAGAAGCATATTCAAGCGGCACCGGATGGAGATCGCTCAAGACAACCCGGGCTCTGGCAGCCACCGTCGCCGACGCCAACCCCAATGCTCCAGAGCCACAGCAGAGGTCGAGGATGCGCATCGGCGCTGCCACCTGATTCCGCTTCTTCACGAGCGACTCGAACCGTGCAATGAGCGCCTCGCTGTCGAATCGCGGGATAAAGACTCCCGGCCCAACCTCCAGGTCTAGTCCGTAGAAAGGCGCGATGCCGGTGATGTATTGGAGCGGTTCCCCGGCCAGGCGCCGGATGAGCATCGACTCGTAACGGTGCGCCGCTTCGGCTGGCAAGTCCTCGCGAGCCCGCAGATAAAGACCCGCGCGGTTGACTCCAAGGGCGGTTTCGAGCAGGATCTCGGCGTGCCGCAGCGGTCTCAGAACGAAATCGGCCCGTGTCAGTCGCTCGCTGCCGTCAGCGAGCGCCGCGGCGATGGTCATTACTCGATATGCATTTCAGAGTTCTTCCCCGACCGTAATCGCCCGGACGAAGTTGGTAACCCCCGACTTTTCGAGGGGGAAGCCGCCGGTGGCGACGACGCGGTCGCCGGTCTTGATCCAGCCTTTGCCGAGGGCGAATTCGAGCGCCGCTCCAACGCTTTGGAAAAAGGATCGTCCTCCAGGGCTGACGAAGGCATAGACTCCCGAACGCAGTTGCATACGCCGCGCCGACTCCAGGTTGACCGCACCCGCGATCACCGGTGCGCCGACGCGGAGACGGCTCACCCGGGCAGCAGTCGAGCCGCTGGTGAGCGGCACCAGCACAGCCGTCGCCCTAAGATCGCGTGCCAGCACGCTGACCGCGTCTGCCATCGCCGATTCGACCGACGCTTCAATCTTCGGCACCGGCGGAAAGACTGCATTCGGCTCGGCTTCTTCGAGGATTCGCACCATCGTCGAAACGACGTTAACCGGGTCGCTGCCGACGGCGGTTTCGCCCGAGAGCATCACCGCATCGGTGCCGTCATAGACCGCATTGGCGACGTCGGTTACCTCCGCACGGGTGGGACGAGGCGAAGACGTCATCGACTCGAGCATCTGCGTGGCAGTTATGACGATCTTACCGCGCTCGCGACAAAGGCGGATTAGGCGCTTCTGAACGGTCGGGATTTGCTCGATGGGTAGAGTAATGCCGAGGTCGCCACGCGCCACCATCAGGCCGTCGGCTTCGGCAAGTATGGCGTCTATACGTGCCAGCGCCTGAGGCCGCTCGATCTTGGCTATCAGGAGCGGACGCGACTTGTGGCCCTTCATCAAGTGACGGGCGCGCTTCAGATCGTCCGCCCCTTGGACGA includes the following:
- the prmC gene encoding peptide chain release factor N(5)-glutamine methyltransferase, whose amino-acid sequence is MTIAAALADGSERLTRADFVLRPLRHAEILLETALGVNRAGLYLRAREDLPAEAAHRYESMLIRRLAGEPLQYITGIAPFYGLDLEVGPGVFIPRFDSEALIARFESLVKKRNQVAAPMRILDLCCGSGALGLASATVAARARVVLSDLHPVPLEYASRNAARLLMTARVDIVPWDALIEPPGEWVGAFDYILANPPYISLSGMESLHSDVRDGEPREALTDGGSGLTFYRRWAVTIPRMMAPGGVALIEVGDEAPNEVLSILLSGGRQVSLFSDLSGLPRGVEWFC
- the pyk gene encoding pyruvate kinase, whose amino-acid sequence is MPRLTRIVATVGPASSSPEMIEELIRTGVDVFRLNFSHGSYDFHSETLGAIRSTAARLGTPTVVLQDVSGPKLRIGAFAGGSVELNAGARFRLEMNLVEGTAEAVGFADEGWLEAVQHGERVLLGDGQVILKVIHRDAAGLDCIVQSGGVVRSKWGLNFPDSDIRLGAITPKDERDIAFGLKEGVDAIALSFVQGADDLKRARHLMKGHKSRPLLIAKIERPQALARIDAILAEADGLMVARGDLGITLPIEQIPTVQKRLIRLCRERGKIVITATQMLESMTSSPRPTRAEVTDVANAVYDGTDAVMLSGETAVGSDPVNVVSTMVRILEEAEPNAVFPPVPKIEASVESAMADAVSVLARDLRATAVLVPLTSGSTAARVSRLRVGAPVIAGAVNLESARRMQLRSGVYAFVSPGGRSFFQSVGAALEFALGKGWIKTGDRVVATGGFPLEKSGVTNFVRAITVGEEL